The Marmota flaviventris isolate mMarFla1 chromosome 5, mMarFla1.hap1, whole genome shotgun sequence genome includes the window CCTGAAGCAGCGACTGCGCCAGCAGCTCATGGGTCCCTCTATGCGGTGCCTACAACCAGATAGCAACCGACTAGCCCTGGCCAGGGACAAGCTAGGGTCCCAAGGGGCTAGAGCTGCCTTGCAGCTACTCTGCCAAAGAATGAAGCTGGGTAGCCCAGTATTCCTCACCAAGTGTTTGGGCACAGGACCTGCTGGCTGGCACCGTTTCTGGTACCAGGTAGTGATCCCTGGACATCCAGTGCCTTTCAGTGGCCTCATCTGGGTTGTACTGGCTCCAGATGAGCAGGACGGGCATGAGGTGGCCAAGGATGCTGTGTCTGCACGGCTGCTGGAGGCACTGAGTGATTCTGGGGCCAGCTTCCTATGGTATGCTGGGGCTGAGGCAGGTGCTATGGTTAAGCAGTGACCTCATCCTCCCCACGGGCAGCTTGAACAGGTAGGCAGAGCCTGTGTCTGTCTGCAGCCCAGCAGGCCTGGGCAGTCACTATCTGATCCCACAAGGGGAAGTGGCACAGGCCCTGCCCTAGGCCTGAGACAGCCACCCTGCTGGGACAGGGCCCCATCACACCTGGGGCTATTCAAGTTTGTCTTAAGTTGTGGTGAGGGACCTTGGCCTCCCCTTTTGAGCCTAGGGTCTAACCTGACCCTGTATTCTTCCTTGGTCTTTCCCTGTGGCACACATTATACCTGTCTACCCGCCCCCATCCAAGCTTAGCATGAATCgtgtatttctctttatttttatttggagaatttGCTGAGCCAAAGGGTTGAAGCCTGCCCTTTTACCACTTGTCCTTCTGGTTTTGGTTCATGTATGGTTTTGAGCTTTTCTATGCTGATTGTATTTATATTAAACCCCTCGTTGGTATACACACGTGTCTGTGCTGTCTTGCCATAGTTGAGGGTTTGTCTTCTGGTAGTGAGCAGCTGCTATAGAGCAAGTACTTCCCACTTCAGTGCCCTGAATCCTGGGCCTCTGTGCAACTTCTTACTCTTCACAACACAAATTGATGTTGTGGCTAagtaggttcaatctccagcaccaaaaatgaTTTGAATATTCATGTCCTCTTTGGAGGTCCATTCCAGGAAGCAAGGCTCTTTCATATAAAGACCTGTCCTCATCCTCTCAGTCACTGTCATTCTCACTGTCCTCCTCTTCTGAAACCTTGGaatcctctccctcttccctcagCCCTGCAAAGAAGTCATCAGTGCTCCAAGCCTTGCTGCTCAGAGCACGCAATGGGCCTCCCTTTTTCTTGCGTCGACGGTAGTCATCCACCACCACAGCACGTAGCTGGGTCATGTTCCAAAACTTGACATGCTGGTCATGACCACTGCTGGCTAAGAAGCGGCCACAATGGGAAAGAGCCAGCTCTTCCACAGGTTCTCCAGCATGCTGGCCCACACTGCCCACCACTCGATTTGGCAGGATGTTCACAGCCCTGGGTGGAGAAAGAACAGTGTTGGGTACTGGCTAGCTGGACTTGTCCTTTTTGTAACCAAGGGTTGTCCCAGCTTCCCTTACCTGATGATTCCATCAGTGGAGCCAGTGCACAGCAGACTCTCAGTGACTGGAATCATACAGTCAATGGACTCAGCTCTTAGGGCAAAGCGGTCACTTGTAGCCCCAAAACCGTTCCAGTTGAAGAGATAGATGGTACCTTCACTAGATCCACAGGCCACTTTTTTCCCATGctgaaagaaataaagcaaaacatgTCTGTGGAGCCACCTCAAACTACACCTTTATctagcacatacacacacaccccatcccATCATTCCCAGCTGTACTTTCATGAGAGTGACAGAAGTCAGGTCCCCAGACTGAGGTTCTGAGAGCAGCTCGAACCGACGTCGCTTGATATTGAAGACTCCAAGGCAGCCATCCCCACTGCAGAGAGTAGAGCACTAACTTGGCCAAAAGTTTCTTTGGGGAAAACTGACTCGGGGACAGGAGGGGTAAGGAGGCATCTCTGAGGCTGTACCTGGCTGTTAGTAGCAACTTCTTTGCTGGGTCCAGGGCCATGTCAGCAATGTATTCCTCATGCTGCCGCATATCCATCAAGGGGCCCTCCTTCCGAAGGTCCCAGAGCCGGACTCCACCTGTGTCATCCCCAGTGGCCAAAACATTCTCATCCACCAGCAGCAGACTGTTGATGGGGGCACTGGAGAGGCAGATGCAGAACTTCTTGGAGTACCTGTCCTCATAGGGACCTCCTGATCCTTACCCCTCACTTCAGTGCGCAAATAACTAGCTCCCTTACCTATGAGCCTTGGAAATACGTCTTTCCAGTCGGCCCTGTTCCACATCTAGAACATGGATGGCTTTGTCCTTGGAGACAGTAACAAGTTCTGGGAGGAAAGGTGCTCAGGTCATAGTGCTGCTCACTGCACCATTCCCACATTACCAGCTGTCTTTACCAGTACTTACTCTGCCCATCTTCAGAGAAGACCACAGCTCGGCAGGACTTGAGATGGTGACCTGAGGACCAAAGTTCCTTGGTTTCTCCCTCTTGGCAAGAGTAGGAAAACctagggagaaaggagggaggtgAATGACCCTCAGGCCATGCCTGGGATACATGGAGTGCAGAGACCAACTAGGTAGACCAACCTTCCAACCTAAATAAGCATTCTTGCTTGCACACCTCCGAGCCCAAAGAGCTTACCACCCTGTTTATCCATTTCCAGTGAGCTTCAAATGTTAAGGTTTTTCAGTAGATATTAATTCAAGGTGTTTTTGCATAGGACTTCTCTGTGATTTCCCTCCACCCTGTCTTTCTTTTACCATCCTTTGAAAAGATTGGGTCTGGACCACTATGGAGGCCCAGAAATTCTTGTTAAATCAGTGATAGAAAACTAGCCCCCAAAAGAAGGGTGAACATCAGGGTATGTGCCCTCCATGTCCCCAGGAGCTaagaaacaaaaaaggctggggatgttgcttaatGGTAAATccaagtagcaaaaaaaaaaagggaagcaGAAAGGCAGTAGCCTATAAACTCATCCTTGAAGCAATTACCCATCAAGGAATATCATAGTGCTTGCCTCCCCAACAGATCATTCAGTATAGCTGAATGAGATCCCACAGGACAAGCAGTCTGATTTTAATCTCCAGAAAAGGACCCCTTTCACAATGGTTATGGGAAGAAGAGTCAGAGGCCCAACAGAAGGCAGCAACTGAGGATAAACAGAACTGGATGACAAACAGAGGAAGGAGCGCTGGAAATAAAGGTGGAGGTCAAGAGAACTCCCAAGTTTATCTTGCACTGTAAATACGGATAGTAATAGAAAAGAACCTATATTTGTTGATCTACTTGGGGGCTATACTGAACATTTGTCCCCTCTAAAGATAagtgttgtttccatttttagaaatataaatacagaAGTTAACCTGCTATAAACCTTTATAACTAATGAGAGATTAAAGTAAATTTCATAACAACCCTCCTGGTTATAAACTTTAGTGGCTTTCCACTGCTTCATGCCTACATTTCTTGCTAAAAATCAAACTTGTATTGAACACCTTACTTGAATTAGAGGGAAGAGATAAAATGGAGAACAAAAGAGACTATATACTACACTCCTGACAAGTGTTTTTCAAATTCCAGTCATAATCCATTAGTGAGCTGCAATCAGCACTTTGTGTGCATGTAATaatgataaagaagaaattatcagaatacattatacataaatataaatggtaTTATTACAATGTGGCAAagccaaaagttttaaaaaccttAGTGAAGAAGACAAGCATTCAAATAACTACACCAGCAGATGTATGGCTACCAGCAATTATAAAGTTTATGAGGGAAAAGGACAATGACATCTGGCaggtatctattttttttcagattctaatatttatttagttataagtggacacaacatctttattttttatgtggtgctgaggatcgaacccagtgcctcttgcatgctaggtaagtgctctacctctgagcggtaaccttagccctaggtATCTAATTTTAAGTCTGGGGAATGatggaagagggaagagaggcTTAGAGCTCTGGAATAGTAGGTAAAGGGGAGGGGAAAGTATTTTCCAGACATAAGGAATGGCATGTGCAAAGGCGCTGAGGCTTCAAGATACTGAGCGAGGAAAGGGTGAATGAGCACAGAAAGCAAACATGTACAGACATGGGCCTAGCGGAAAAGGACCTGAAAGCCAAATTAAGGGGTCTCTTCTAAATCCTAAAAGCAGACTATTGAAGGATTTTAACCTCGGGGGTGACGTGATCAGACGTGTTTTTAAAAGATCAGTTAAAGGTGGAAAATCAAGGAGCCCGTTAATCCTGTGTCGGGCTCAATATAATCGATGGTAAATAAGTCTCATACACCCTTTATTCTGCTCAGCTCTTGTGAGTCACGACGTTCCAGCTTTGTCTTTTCAGTTCTTTCAACAAATTGTGTGGTAACTTAACGTTAAGTCAAACGTTAAGGAACGTATGAGATTAGATGAATCCTGCAAAATGAGTCTCCCCTGCAACATTTTCTCCTCCCTCGTCCCCGCTCCATCCCTGGGAAAGGAGACACCATGCCCCTAGCCCAGCACCTCACTCACACGAATACGTCCCCGTCCACATCCCCTGCTGCCAGCAGGTCTCGGGTTGGATGGAAGGCCAGCCCACTGGCCGGCGCTTCCAGCACGATATCTTCCGGGGTGTCCCGGATCCGGGCCGGGGATTCGGTGGAGTCAGGGTTTTCCTCGTCGCTCTCATCCTCGGCGGGCCTCTCCGCACACGTGCTGTCCATGCTGGGGAGGATTGGGGGGCGAAACTGCCGGCTGGCTAGCGACAAGTGAAGTAGCGCAACGCGGAAGTTGTGCCCCAGCACGCCGCTTCGGCGTCGGGGGCGGGGAGAGGGCGGGGTGGGGCCGGAAGTGCCTTGTCAATACCCTCCTCAGTCACTTCTTATGAAGTCGGAACTGCACGTAAGTCCTCTCCCCTCACACTATCCCATTCTGGTGGATGCTCCCTCAGGTAACTAGGAGGAGGACTTAATTCATTCTTAAATAGGAGAGGGACACCAGTCATTTGTGGTTTGTTGAAATCCAAATCCATGGTAAGCAGCAGCCAAAGCGCTTAGGAAGCAGCAAAAGCCCACAAAGCAAAAGCCTCGCAAAGATGACCTACAGGGGTCTTAAGGAGACAACCCGCGTACACTTTAAAGCCACCATCCATGCCCAATGTATTTGAGTCGAAACTGAACAATGCCTGTGAGCCTTCTTACAGTTTAGCTCCAGACTCTCAGCCGGCTAGACTGGCAGTGCTCAAGGCTATTGAGCAattgctgaagaaaaaaaatggacatcaCAACTGATGCTCTGGATATCTCTATTACTTAAGGTCACTCTGCACTCTGCATGGTAAggcagaggaggagcaggtgcCAGGTttaagaaaaactgctcacatctctTTGATACTAAGCCTTCTAAGACATTTTTATATGCTCATGTCCAACACCTTAAAAAGAGGTGAAATAAATGAGGTTACAAACTTCTGAGAGAGGCTATGTTCC containing:
- the Wdr55 gene encoding WD repeat-containing protein 55, whose product is MDSTCAERPAEDESDEENPDSTESPARIRDTPEDIVLEAPASGLAFHPTRDLLAAGDVDGDVFVFSYSCQEGETKELWSSGHHLKSCRAVVFSEDGQKLVTVSKDKAIHVLDVEQGRLERRISKAHSAPINSLLLVDENVLATGDDTGGVRLWDLRKEGPLMDMRQHEEYIADMALDPAKKLLLTASGDGCLGVFNIKRRRFELLSEPQSGDLTSVTLMKHGKKVACGSSEGTIYLFNWNGFGATSDRFALRAESIDCMIPVTESLLCTGSTDGIIRAVNILPNRVVGSVGQHAGEPVEELALSHCGRFLASSGHDQHVKFWNMTQLRAVVVDDYRRRKKKGGPLRALSSKAWSTDDFFAGLREEGEDSKVSEEEDSENDSD